Genomic window (Blastocatellia bacterium):
AGCTTCAGCGTTTTTAATTGGTATTTCATAAAGCTTATTGATTTGTTCGGCTATGGTTGGGCTGGATTCTTCAGACAAAGTTGCACGTAAAAGGCGAATTAGTAAATCTAAAAATGAACTTACACCCCATTCTTCTTCTCTTAACCAAGCAATAACGGCTTTTTCTTGAAAAGCAGCTATGTCTTTTAAGCGGTGGTAAATTAATGAAGTGAAATGTGTTTTTCCAATACCTCTTGGCCCAATGAGCAAAATATAGTGTTTAGAACTTGTTGAAATGCTATCAACTATGGATTCAGTCACTTCTTTAGCTAATTCTTGGCGTTGAACAAATAACATTTCCAAAGTTTCTTTAGACATTAAATTAGGGCTAAAGTAAGAACGAAAATCATCTTTCATATTAGTTTCTTAACCTCTATTAATTTTCCAAAATCTTTTAATTATGGATAGGCGGAAATGAAAACATCCGTCTGTTTGCCTAGTAATATAGTGATCCTGTTGAAGTAATCTTAGTAGCTTGCGAACTATTTCTTTATCTTCAATTAGCATTTCAGATTTAAGTAAATTAAATATCTCATTAAAAGATAGTAGTTTATCTGCTGAAGCAAGGATATCTAAGATAATTAAGCTAATTTTGGACTCATCACTAGAGTAATATTTATGTATGCGGCTTTCATAATGGCCTAAGTGCCAACTATCATTTCCTTCCACAAGCTTTTCATTTACTAACTCATTAACATTTTTAACATCAACATCTTTGTGTTGCTTAAGTTCGCTAACAATTCCATGTATGTAAAATGGAAATCCATCAACGTTTTCTGCAATAGCTTTAGCAACTTCTTCTAGGTTTTGAGTGCTTATATTTTCACCTTTTAATAGCTTAAGTGCTAAATCCTGTGCATCATCAATTGCTAAAGGTGAAACATCTACTGCCTTCATATCATTTGTAGGATCATTAGCATAACCTGCTTTTTTAAGCTTCCTGATTACGTGATGTAGCCCTATTGATCCAGTGTAAATCATTCTTAGCTTTGGATATGTCTGGCGTAATGCCCTTAGAACATCCAGCATTTCCATTGCTGCTTTTTCTCCATGATCGATAACTATGTTATCAAGCATCATTGGGAACTCATCAAAGAAAAAAATCGGTGTATCTGTTTGATTTTCCATCAAATCGCTAATGAGTTCATTTAATAAAATTTTCCAAGAATCCCCTATAATCTTAGGTAGTTTTAATATACCTGCAATTTCTGTTTCACCAAACTTGCTTAAAAACTTGCTTATCCTGGTGGTGTTTTTTTGTAATGGGCTTAGATATGGCTGTATCTCTTTATACAACCATTCAACAAATTCTAATGGAGAGCGAAATCCTTCTAAATCACCTTTGAAAATCAAGTGTTTTTTCAGGAAGCTGTTATTTTGTAGAGCTTTATTTTCTGCTTCCATCTTATTCAAAATGGAAGTCTTTCCAATTCTTCGTTCTGCGGTTAAAACTAAGCTTTGTTGTTCTAAAATATTCCAAATTGTTTTAATAAAATCATCTCGCCCTACAACATTTGTGGGTTCTATGTATCCTCCAGGATTGGCTTTCATATTTACACCTCAAAATCAGTTAAAATTGACATACGATAAAATTAACGTATGTTAAAAACATTGTACGTCAATTTTATCGTATGTCAATTTTATCGTATATATTTTATAAAGATTGTATGGGTTAAATAGGTTGTTGTAGAACTATCTAGCAAGAAATAAGAGAAACTTAGCAGGGAAAGTGCAGTAGATTTTCCCTGCTAAATTACTATAGTTCTTATGACATATTGCCTATAATCTTAGATCTAGCCCAAGTCCCACAACCTAGCGGGTTAGAGGGCAAATCAAGACAAGGAAAATTTAGCAGTATTTCTTGCTAAATAAACAAACTTTTTACTAAAAATAAACCCTAAACATCATACAAATTTTTGAGCATATTTATACACTCCCCTTTCAATATTAAATCTATCCTTTTTACAGGATTCACTATTTTTATTTATTGGAGGAATTAATGAAGTCTTTTCGTTGGGATGTGCTTATTGAGATAGTTTTAGTAGGAATAATAATAGGAAGCTTTTTTGTGCTAGCATCACAAAAAATACAGTTTCACCCTGCACCATGGAAAGATGAACCTTGGTTGATGCAACCAGCTTACCAGGTGCTAAAAACAGGAAAAATGTCTCTACCAATGTTTAGGCATTTTAATAATGAGATAGGAGAAAGAATTTTTACCAATCCAGTTTTTACTTACTTATTAGCAGGCTGGTTTAGTTGTTTTGGTTTTGGAATTTTGCAAGCTAGGATGTTTAACTTAACTTTAAGTATCGGAGTTTTACTAATAGTTTATTTAATTGGACGTTCGTGGGGAGGACGTGTAACGGGAATAGTTGCTATTACTTTACTAGCTTGTGACAACAATTATTTTACTGGTAGTCGTTTCCTACGCAATGATTTTATCTCGGTATTTTTTGCTATCACTGCTGCATTTTCCTACTTAAAAGCCAAATTCCTATTAGCACAAACTTTAAAATCTGGCAGAGGTTGGTTAATAATGGCAGGGGTTTTAGCCACGCTTTCTGTATTTTCCCATCTTAATGGTTTATATGTAGTTATACTATTAGGCATTTGGCTTTTTATTGATTATGGTTGGCGAATGCTAATAAAGCTTGAGCCTTGGATAGTAGCAATTAGTATTAATTTGTTTGCCTTGCCCTATGCACTTTATTGCTGGAGCAACCGAGAGGTTTATCTAGCACAATTTAATATTCTTGCAAAAGGACGAGCTAAAGGTCTGACTTTAACAGGCTTAGGGACAAACATTTTAGCTGAACCTAAACGCTATGCAAACTGG
Coding sequences:
- a CDS encoding phospholipid carrier-dependent glycosyltransferase, which produces MKSFRWDVLIEIVLVGIIIGSFFVLASQKIQFHPAPWKDEPWLMQPAYQVLKTGKMSLPMFRHFNNEIGERIFTNPVFTYLLAGWFSCFGFGILQARMFNLTLSIGVLLIVYLIGRSWGGRVTGIVAITLLACDNNYFTGSRFLRNDFISVFFAITAAFSYLKAKFLLAQTLKSGRGWLIMAGVLATLSVFSHLNGLYVVILLGIWLFIDYGWRMLIKLEPWIVAISINLFALPYALYCWSNREVYLAQFNILAKGRAKGLTLTGLGTNILAEPKRYANWDDGVMFMTTNYAVLFFKILTIIAVIYLFIRIIRQIIKKESLSTSPYIYSLTAIICIVVFFATEVSNKTHSYLPHLTVWFALAIGITLNDLVWKLIALTPELSKFLLEEQPKEPISKEKRLAARVILVALMVMVFTYTSGVAVLTYKYQRYLTTLTCKQNKQLATVLHKTVTPNLIPIGVPTYWHLFARVNKNDYRVFSRYLMKKVLKGEYPNEQYAFICDKRQQKKLFELTKKLGNDVVRPVHLLVELPESPYGKIWIYYIGKATK
- a CDS encoding ATP-binding protein — protein: MKANPGGYIEPTNVVGRDDFIKTIWNILEQQSLVLTAERRIGKTSILNKMEAENKALQNNSFLKKHLIFKGDLEGFRSPLEFVEWLYKEIQPYLSPLQKNTTRISKFLSKFGETEIAGILKLPKIIGDSWKILLNELISDLMENQTDTPIFFFDEFPMMLDNIVIDHGEKAAMEMLDVLRALRQTYPKLRMIYTGSIGLHHVIRKLKKAGYANDPTNDMKAVDVSPLAIDDAQDLALKLLKGENISTQNLEEVAKAIAENVDGFPFYIHGIVSELKQHKDVDVKNVNELVNEKLVEGNDSWHLGHYESRIHKYYSSDESKISLIILDILASADKLLSFNEIFNLLKSEMLIEDKEIVRKLLRLLQQDHYITRQTDGCFHFRLSIIKRFWKINRG